The proteins below come from a single Sorghum bicolor cultivar BTx623 chromosome 4, Sorghum_bicolor_NCBIv3, whole genome shotgun sequence genomic window:
- the LOC8056494 gene encoding leucine-rich repeat receptor-like protein FASCIATED EAR2 has translation MPTATPLPHHLLATFVLLLLLLASAPQPAAPASTDRAALLAFRDALSPPSRAALSSWSGPLSPSWRGVSLHPAAAPAPSPAAPSVAELSLRGLNLTGALPAAPLALLRRLRTLDLSANALSGELPCSLPRSLLVLDLSRNALSGAVPTCLPSSLPALHTLNLSANFLRLPLSPRLSFPARLAALDLSRNAISGAVPPRIVADPDNSALLLLDLSHNRFSGEIPAGIAAVRSLQGLFLADNQLSGEIPPGIGNLTYLQVLDLSNNRLSGSVPAGLAGCFQLLYLQLGGNQLSGALRPELDALASLKVLDLSNNKISGEIPLPLAGCRSLEVVDLSGNEISGELSSAVAKWLSLKFLSLAGNQLSGHLPDWMFSFPLLQWLDLSSNKFVGFIPDGGFNVTEVLNGGGSQGTPSESVLPPQLFVSASVDTVSGQLDLRYDLQATTGIDLSGNELRGEIPEGLVAMKGLEYLNLSCNYLAGQIPAGLGGMGRLHTLDFSHNGLSGEVPPGIAAMAELEVLNLSYNSLSGPLPTMKFPGALAGNPGICSGEGCSENARTPEGKMEGSNRRGWLGGWHGENGWVSLGAFCISTMTSFYVSLATLLCSSKARNFVFRPVRVEY, from the coding sequence atgccCACCGCCACTCCCCTACCCCACCACCTCCTGGCCAccttcgtcctcctcctcctcctcctggcgTCCGCGCCCCAACCCGCGGCCCCGGCCTCCACCGACCGCGCGGCGCTCCTCGCGTTCCGCGACGCCCTGTCGCCGCCCTCCCGCGCCGCGCTCTCCTCATGGAGCGGCCCGCTGTCGCCGTCCTGGCGCGGCGTGTCTCTCCACCCCGCCGCGGCGCCAGCACCCTCGCCCGCCGCCCCCTCCGTCGCCGAGCTCTCGCTGCGGGGCCTCAACCTCACGGGCGCGCTCCCCGCGGCGCCGCTCGCGCTCCTCCGCCGCCTCCGCACGCTCGACCTCTCCGCCAACGCGCTGTCGGGAGAGCTCCCCTGCTCCCTCCCGCGCTCGCTCCTCGTGCTCGACCTCTCCCGCAACGCGCTCTCGGGGGCCGTCCCCACCTGCCTGCCGTCCTCGCTCCCCGCGCTCCACACGCTCAACCTCTCCGCCAACTTCCTCCGCCTCCCGCTCTCCCCGCGTCTCTCTTTTCCCGCGCGCCTTGCTGCCCTCGACCTCTCCCGCAACGCCATCTCCGGCGCCGTACCGCCGCGGATCGTCGCCGACCCCGACAACtccgccctcctcctcctcgaccTCTCCCACAATCGCTTCTCCGGCGAGATCCCGGCCGGTATCGCAGCCGTACGGAGCCTGCAGGGACTGTTTCTCGCGGACAACCAGCTCTCCGGCGAGATTCCTCCCGGAATAGGGAACCTGACCTATTTGCAGGTGCTGGATTTGTCGAATAACCGGTTGTCCGGTTCAGTGCCTGCCGGACTTGCAGGCTGCTTCCAGCTTCTGTACCTGCAGCTTGGGGGTAACCAGCTCTCTGGGGCGCTGCGTCCGGAGCTCGATGCACTAGCTAGTCTCAAGGTTCTAGATTTGTCGAATAACAAGATATCTGGGGAGATTCCGCTGCCGCTGGCTGGGTGCAGGTCTTTGGAGGTGGTGGACTTGTCAGGAAATGAGATCTCCGGGGAGCTCAGCAGTGCTGTAGCGAAATGGCTGAGCTTGAAGTTCTTGTCACTGGCTGGTAACCAGCTCTCCGGCCACCTACCTGACTGGATGTTCTCGTTTCCCCTGCTCCAGTGGCTTGATTTGTCTAGCAATAAGTTTGTGGGTTTCATCCCAGATGGTGGGTTCAATGTCACTGAAGTGCTTAACGGTGGAGGTAGTCAGGGGACTCCATCAGAGAGCGTGCTTCCACCCCAATTGTTTGTGTCAGCTTCTGTGGACACGGTGTCAGGGCAGTTGGATTTGAGGTATGATCTTCAGGCAACTACTGGTATAGATCTGTCTGGGAATGAGCTCCGTGGGGAGATACCAGAAGGATTAGTTGCCATGAAGGGATTGGAGTATCTGAACCTCTCCTGTAATTACTTGGCTGGGCAGATCCCTGCAGGGCTTGGGGGCATGGGGAGGTTGCATACACTTGACTTCTCACATAATGGGCTGTCAGGGGAGGTGCCTCCTGGAATTGCAGCCATGGCAGAGCTTGAGGTGCTTAACCTCTCCTACAATAGCCTGTCTGGGCCTTTGCCAACAATGAAGTTCCCAGGAGCATTGGCTGGAAACCCAGGAATTTGCAGTGGGGAAGGATGCTCTGAGAATGCAAGAACACCAGAAGGGAAAATGGAAGGAAGCAACCGCCGTGGTTGGCTTGGTGGCTGGCATGGAGAGAATGGATGGGTATCTCTTGGTGCATTCTGTATCAGCACAATGACTAGCTTCTATGTATCATTGGCAACCTTACTATGCTCCTCTAAGGCAAGAAACTTCGTGTTTCGGCCTGTGAGGGTTGAATATTAA